In a single window of the Necator americanus strain Aroian chromosome X, whole genome shotgun sequence genome:
- a CDS encoding hypothetical protein (NECATOR_CHRX.G25200.T1) — translation MKCAARNHKTGDFNQEKRLRRKLRRQLQQDRDNGWKSRTKEFEKAWKDKNPQKATKKFEKDIIEPIETRRCHMLNAVYETGELFFGTCDSGGVGGAVSARAPQ, via the exons ATGAAGTGTGCAGCAAGAAATCACAAGACCGGTGATTTCAACCAAGAGAAGCGTTTGAGAAGaaagttgcgtcgtcaactgcaacaagatcgCGATAACGGATGGAAATCAAGAacgaaagaatttgaaaaggcATGGAAGGACAAGAATCCGCAGAAAGCCA ccaagaagtttgaaaaagatATCATCGAACCGATCGAGACGAGACGATGCCATATGTTGAACGCCGtctatgaaactggagaactGTTCTTTGGAACATGCGACAGCGGAGGAGTTGGAGGAGCTGTGTCAGCACGAGCACCACAATAA